CTGATTTCTATGGCTACGCTGGGATGATTAGCGTTAATTTCCCGTACCGCTTGCGATAATGCACTTTGGTATTGGGATTCTAGCACGACATAGACAACCTTGATTAACTTACGTCCCCGTAAATCGTCAGGTGCAATATGTCGAATCGTGGACTTGACTTGGGTAAACATTCAAATAAGCTCCTTTCAAGCGTGTTCTCATGAAGTTCCTCACGGCTAATATGGCCGTTTGTAACTGCAATTATTTTCGGCAATAAGAGTTTTTTAGCAGAAAACTCGGATTCTGTGGGGGTTTTGTCCTATATCTGACACAAAATGATATAGAAAACAACATATTTATTCATGAATCTTAACAAAGAATACAGGTTCTCTCACCTGTTTTTAAATTTTGTTTACATAATTATGCTGTTATGTAACAAAACGTTAGTGCTGACAGTATTGTGATATTCTGGTTTTGAGTTAAGCGATCGCTTGCTGCTCAATTGTGCAGTTATACTCAACATGGCTGAATCATTTGATTCTGTGGTAAGGGTTTAGCAGTGCTAAACCCCTACACATCTGGGTTTTTCGTAATATTACAAAAGTCCATTTCCCATCCGTGTTTAGTATAGCCCCCAGTTCTGGGAACTCTAATTTTGTTGGACAAAATTGATTTACTGTTAGGAGGAAAATTATGCGTACATCAGGTCAAATTATGCTTTTAGAATTTTTAGGAGACCTTCTTAAAATTGCTTTTGGGGCAGATTATTATAAATTATTTACGAAACGTGTCAATGAAAATGATGCCAGAAATATTTTTTCAGTAACAGATTTAGCAAAAAAATATCCTGATTTTAAGGATAAAGTTATTGAAAAGGCTAAGAGCAAGATTAAAAAACAATCTGAAGGTCTTGATCAAAAATATGAAGAATCAATCACTAAAAAATATATGACTTTTGATCAAGGATTAAAGCTTGTCAAAGGACTGCTGGATAGTGTTGTTAGCTCCGGATTTGGTAATACAGGTATAACTGAAAAAATTCTTAGTACCTTTACATCTGCTGTATGTACTGACGGATTTTTATTGTTCAAAGAATATCATAACAGTCACAAGTCTCAAGAGTTATACGAAATAGAAGAGAGCAAAGATTCGGACTCATTCAGGTTATTTTATCTTCATTTAGACGTGGAGGCAGAAAAAATTGAGAACTTTTTGTACAACGAGAGCAATACTATTCTCAAAGCAGAATATAAAGTCATTAAATTTTCAAATCTTCAAGCCCTACTTGAGTGGGCTTCAGATCAGTAGATGTTGTGGATTTACTGGCTGGATAATTACGAAAATTGCAAAGATTTTGAAAATTGCTATCACCGGCGCAATTTAGGAATAAGTTGGGAGTGCGATAGCGAAGCACTGCTGCAAGCAGTTCGTTTAAGATTGGGGTGGTTGTGAGCGATCGCTGTTTGGGGATGTTGTGAGAGCGATTATGATTTTTTGTCAGAATCAGGATAACCAGGATTAAAGGATTTACAGGATGTTATTTAATAATTGTTGGTGAAAATTTGGGGATGATTTTGTTTATTCTGATATGGCTAACGCCACGCTACGCTATCAGACAATTACAACATTCACCACCAACAAACAAAAGAGCAATTACATCCTGTACATCCTCAAATCCTGGACATCCTGATTCAGACAAAAAATCCGCGTTTATCTGCGTTTATCAGCGTTCACCTCCTGAATCAAGGATCAAAAATAGGCGATCGTTTAAAATTAGGGTTGTGAGCGATCGCACTTTAGGAATAAGTTGGAATTGCGATAGCGAAGCGCTCCGTAGGAATCGCTTAAAATTAGGGGGTTGTGAGCGATCGCTGTTTGGGGATGTTGGGGTGCGATAGCGAAGCGCTCCGCAGGAATCGCGCTTATATATTAACTATATATTTCTTTCAAGGCAAAATCTCAAAACAATCACAATGCTGAGGTCGAAATAATCTAAAATCTCGCTGATCTAAAGTCAATATTCTTTTAATATCAAAACGTTCAGCTATAGCCATAACACTTGCATCTACAAAATCAATCCGACTATCTGCATATTCATCCAAAATTTCCGCAACACGCACCAAATCTTGATCTGTCAAAGCTACTAAAATAAATCTACTTGCAGATAGTCCTTTTAAGAAAGCTACTAATGTTGCTGAACCTGCATTACGTCCTACTAAATAAGCCACTTCTGCTAATACTGTTTGTGGCAATAAAATTTGTTTTTGTTGTGTGTATACTGGTGTTACACTATTGTGCATTGTGTCCAAACGATTCAACAATGCGACAACAAAGCCAGTATCAGCTACTGCTGGGGTTCTTTCCATGTCCAACCTGATTTCTCTGTTACTTCATTTTGAAGAATATCTTCGGAATTAATAGCTAAATCAGGTGTGGCTGCAAATAAGCCAATTAATGGATCAGATACAGCATCATTAACTGTTTCTAGTGATTGGATTTCCAGGTATGATCTGACAGCTTCACTAATAATTGATTCCGGTGATTGACCACGGTTACTAGCCAGATTGATCAGTTTTTCGAGTAAAGTCTGTTCTGGATTCCAGTTAAATGTAGATTTCACAAGATAATTTCTCTCTTATTAACCACAAATAATATTATAACAAATAAGTGCAATTTTATTAACTAATTATTTGCTTAGTGTCTTAATGAAGAAGCGCGACCTAGGAATCGCCGAAAATTAGGGTATTTGTGAGCGATAGCGAAGCGCTGCTGCAAGCAGTTCGTTTAAAATTAGGGGGTTGTGAGCGATCGCCTAGAGTGCGCTACCATTTGTTTAGGAACGCAAATTTAATAACCTGCAATTCTGATGTAACCTGGAATGGTGCGTTACGCTGTCGCTAACACACCCTACTTTTGCACCTTATTTAATTCACATTCCTTAGTCATTTTTAGGATCAAAATTGATTGTGACTACATCTCTCAACATCAACGAAGCCTTACTAAATGAGGCGTTGGCACTTGATAATCAGGTGAACATTGATTCTTTAGTAGAAACAGCACTGCGCGAATATATTCAACGTCGTAAACGGCTCAAAGTATTAGACCTCTTTGGGACTATCGAGTATGACGAAAGCTATAACTATAAGCAGCAACGTCATTAAGCATGAGCATTATTGTTGATACTTCCGTTTGGTCATTGGCTCTACGTCGGAAAACACCACCTGATTTTTCCCCAGCAGTTACAATATTGCAGAATTTAATCACTGATGACCAAGTTGCCTTACTAGGTGCGATTCGTCAAGAAATTCTTTCTGGAATCCGCAATTTTGAACAGTTTACCCGTCTACGAGATTATCTCCGAGCTTTCCCTGATTTAGAACTCATGCCAGAAGACTACGAACTTGCTGCGGAGTTTTTCAATACCTGCCGCAGTAAAGGCATTCAGGGTTCAAATACTGATTTTTTGATTTGTGCAGTTGCTCATCGTCGAAGCTACAGCATTCTCTACACTGACAATGATTTTCAGAATTTTCTAGTACATATTCCTATTATTTTATTGCCTGTTGAGGGTTAGCGCGATAGCGAAGCGCTGCTCCAAGCAGTTCGCCTAAAATTGGGGTGGTTGTGTGCGATAGCGAAGCGCTCCGTAGGAATCGCTGTTTGGGGATGTTGGGAGTGCGATAGCGAAGCACTCCGTAGGAATCGTTTAAAATTAGGGTTGTGAGCGATAGCGAAGCGCTCCCTAGGAATCGCTGTTTTGGGATGTTGGAGTGCGATAGCGAAGCGCTGCTGCAAGCAGTTCGTTTAAAATTAGGGGTTGTGTGCGATAGCGAAGCGCTCCGTAGGAATCGCTGTTTGGTAATGAGTATTAAAAAATTAATTTATTGAACGATATAATATAAATAAGAATTAGATTTTTCCAAAGCACAAACAGAGTAAACATCATGCAAGAACAATTAACCGACTATCAACAAGAACTAACAGAACGCATTTCTCATGTTGTAGATAAACTATTTCGAGGTAGTAGTTTCTACATGGTGAAATTAGATCAATATGAAATGACCGCAACGTTAATAGAATTATTTAGCAGATTTTCACCAGAAGAAATGAGAGCAATTAAAGAACATGATTTAACCAGAAGGATTGGTAAAATATTAACATTAGAAGCTGTTGCTGGGACATTAAATGATTTAACACCAGAAGAAATAGCGATTTTTGATGCAGCAGTAGCGAGAAAATAAAACCATGAATTTTTTACTTGATTCAAATATCGTTAGCTATGCGTTAAAGAAAAATACAACCATAAATAATAAATTGAGAGAGTTAAGCTTTCTTGGTTCAGAAATATTTATTAGTTGTATAACCTACTATGAAATTAAAAGAGGTTTGATATCTCTCAATGCTACTAAACAATTAGTAGATTTTCATGGATTTTGTAATGATTATCCTGTATTATTGTTAGATGATTTAGAAATTATTGAAAAATCCTGTGAAATTCATGCCAAATTAAAATCCAAAGGTACTCCTATCCAAGATGCTGACATTTTAATAGCAGCTACAGCAATTGTCCGCGATTTAATTCTCGTTTCTAATGATTCTGATTTATTAAGAATTGAAGGACTTAAATTAGAAAATTGGTTGTGATAGAAATTTAGGAATCAGTTGGGAGAGCAATCATTTAAAATTAGGGGGTTGTGAGCGATAGCGAAGCGCTCCGCAGGAATCGCTGTTTGGGGATATGGGGTGCGATAGCGTTCGCGGTAGCGTCCCGGAGGGAACTAGCGCGACCTAGGAATCGTTTAAAATTAGGGTGGTTGTGGGCGATCACCGTTTGGGGAATGTTGGGGTGCGATTATGATTTTTTTGTCTGAATCAGGATAACCAGGATTAAAGGATTCACAGGATGTTATTTAATAATTGTTGGTGAAAATTTGGGGATGATTTTGTTTATTCTGATATGGCTAACGCCACGCTACGCTATCAGACAATTACAACATTAACTACCAACAAACAAATGAGCAATTACATCCTGTACATCCTCAAATCCTGGACATCCTGATTCAGACAAAAAATCCGCGTTTATCTGCGTTCAACCCTTAATCAAGAAAAATAGGCGATCGCTGTTTGGGGATGTGGGGTGCGATTGTTTAAAATTAGGGGGTTGTGAGCGAAGCGCGACCTAGGAATCGCTATTTGGGGATGTTGGGGTGCGATAGCGTTCGCGGTAGCGTCCCGGAGGGAACTAGCGCGACCTAGGAATCGGGAGACTGTGGTGCAATTCAATGATGTTATTCAGGCATAATAACAGGAATAACCTTATTTTTATATTGACGATAAACCCTAAAATCACTATCTAAAGTGAAAACACTACTTCCTCTAATTAATTCACTCATTCTTACTAAAAAAGCATCAGCTAAAGACATAGGAACGGATTGATATTGTTGCATTAATTGCTTAATTACTGTTACTTCTTCACTTCAATTAAAAGGTATTTTAATTACTTCTGCTTCCAATAAAGATAAAATAGCACTTTCTCCTCCATGAACATTTTGTAATAAAAAACCAGATTCCGCAATAACCGCTTCACAAGTGAATAAAGGAGGACGTAAATTTTTCCATTTTGCTACTGTCCATTCATGAAAATCATCACTTTTATCAATAAAAGCCACTAAAGGCGAAGTAAGTAGGTTGGTGTTGAAAATTGTCGTTATGGCAAGGCAAAAGGCACTCATGCAAGAGGCAAGAGTGAAGAGGGTTTGGGCGATTTTACATTTCTTTACACAGTTTGGTTTTATTGTGTTCACCTACTTATCTATAATAATTTCTGATTTCATTATTTACCAAATCCTTGAAGATACCTTTTATTAGTAGATAAATCACCAATCCCACTTTCTACAGACCCAGCCCATTCCTTAGCTAAATCATAAGCTGAAACCTCTTGATTGTCTTGTGATTTCGGTTTTTTACTGTGCATAAATTCCACAAAATCTAAGATAGTTTGTTGTTGTTCAATAGTTAGATTTCTAAATTTCTCTAACAGTGTGTTTTCTTGAATTATAGGTTTATCAATTGCTTGAGACATAGTTTTTTTGCGAAAATTAAACAGTCTTAATTAAGATTGTATCAAATTTTTAAACCTTCTACAAATTATTTGTGCGATAGCAAAGCACGACCTAGGAATCGTCTAAAATTAGGGTAGTTGTGTGCGATAGCAAAGCACGACCTAGGAACCACCGTTTGGGAATAAGTTGGAATAGCGATAGCGAAGCGCTGCTGCAAGCAGTTCGCTTAAAATTGGGGTGGTTGTGAGCGATAGGAATCGCTGTTTGGGGATGTTGGGGTGCGATAGCGAAGCACTCCCCAGCAGTCACAATATTGCAGAATTTAATAACTGATGACCAAGTAGCCTTACTAGGCGCGATTCAGTCTATGGGAGGAGTTTTCGCCGCGATTGGTACACCGGCTGTTTCCCCCAAACCCCGTGGAAAGTCTCCTGGCTGGCCTACTGGGAGAATCCGCTTACGCAGAATTCGCTACCCTACAGTCAAAAATACTACTCCTAGACCCAAGAAGGAACAACCTAAATCGGCTTGACCTCTTAGTTTTTCTAGTTTGAGCTATGTAATTTGTAAACTCAGTCCTTCTGGGTCATTTTGTCATGCCTTAGTCTAAACTCCAGGTATTTATTGGTTCTAGAGATGGTGAAGCTGCTACATTTCCTATTCCGAAATATTGCAAAGATGGTAAAATTTTACCTAAATGGCGAACTTTAGGAGATGCCATAACAGATTTAATTGATACAGAACGAGAATTTATGGCTTATCCAGAAAGTCGCTTAAAATATTTAAGATTATTGGAATCTGGACAAAACTGGAAGCATTTACCAGAAGAATTAAAACAAGAAGCTATGGGAGGTGCTTATAATTCGGGAGGTGGAAAAGTAGGTTTTTATAGAAATAGTATTTATCCATTATAGCTTAAACTAAGAATTTGCATCAACTAGATATCTAGCCAACTTCTGAAAATGATCGATATCTTAATCAAGAAGGTATCGCTGTTTAGGAATAAGTTGGTTGGGGTGCGATAGCGAAGCGCTCCGCAGAAATCGCCATTTAGGAACAAGTTGGGTGTTGCTTGGGAGAGCGATCGCTGAGTTAAGAACTTACTTAAATACTAATGAAACATAATGAAAAAATTGGTTCTTACTTCTCGCTTCAGGCGATTTTTGCGAAAATTCATCAGACATGATCAGAATTTACAAGCACGAATTGAGGAAACATTACAGCAAATGGAAATAGATTTATTTGCTGCTAACCTTGCTACTCATCAGCTAAAAGGTGAGTTTGATGGTTTGCGTGCTTGTTCCTGTAGATATGACTGTCGAAACCTTTGTAGAGACGTTCCATGTACAGGGATTCTCGGCTCTACATCTTCTTTGGAGATGTCTAATCCTATATTTCTCACTTTGTTCTCAACAAAGTCATATTCTATGCAAAAGCTGTAAGAATTGAAAGCACAAAAATAAAATAAAATCAGTTACTATAAATATAGCTAACTTCATTTTCAATAACTACCATGACGACAAATTC
The DNA window shown above is from Anabaena sp. WA102 and carries:
- a CDS encoding type II toxin-antitoxin system VapC family toxin, which codes for MERTPAVADTGFVVALLNRLDTMHNSVTPVYTQQKQILLPQTVLAEVAYLVGRNAGSATLVAFLKGLSASRFILVALTDQDLVRVAEILDEYADSRIDFVDASVMAIAERFDIKRILTLDQRDFRLFRPQHCDCFEILP
- a CDS encoding type II toxin-antitoxin system VapB family antitoxin, encoding MTTSLNINEALLNEALALDNQVNIDSLVETALREYIQRRKRLKVLDLFGTIEYDESYNYKQQRH
- the vapC gene encoding type II toxin-antitoxin system VapC family toxin; amino-acid sequence: MSIIVDTSVWSLALRRKTPPDFSPAVTILQNLITDDQVALLGAIRQEILSGIRNFEQFTRLRDYLRAFPDLELMPEDYELAAEFFNTCRSKGIQGSNTDFLICAVAHRRSYSILYTDNDFQNFLVHIPIILLPVEG
- a CDS encoding type II toxin-antitoxin system VapC family toxin; translation: MNFLLDSNIVSYALKKNTTINNKLRELSFLGSEIFISCITYYEIKRGLISLNATKQLVDFHGFCNDYPVLLLDDLEIIEKSCEIHAKLKSKGTPIQDADILIAATAIVRDLILVSNDSDLLRIEGLKLENWL
- a CDS encoding type II toxin-antitoxin system RelE/ParE family toxin yields the protein MKKLVLTSRFRRFLRKFIRHDQNLQARIEETLQQMEIDLFAANLATHQLKGEFDGLRACSCRYDCRNLCRDVPCTGILGSTSSLEMSNPIFLTLFSTKSYSMQKL